One Halalkalicoccus sp. NIPERK01 genomic region harbors:
- a CDS encoding winged helix-turn-helix domain-containing protein, producing the protein MEAVLWYVLTGTRGGPNRVRLLRAIDERPRNANQLAEDLDLDYTTVRHHLDVLMDNGMVRKSGGDYGAVYLTTDQVEDHWDTVETIIERME; encoded by the coding sequence ATGGAGGCCGTTCTCTGGTACGTGCTCACCGGGACTCGCGGCGGGCCGAACCGCGTTCGGCTTCTGCGGGCGATCGACGAACGGCCACGCAATGCAAACCAACTCGCCGAGGACCTCGATCTGGATTACACGACGGTCCGCCACCACCTCGACGTGTTGATGGACAACGGGATGGTCCGCAAGAGCGGCGGCGACTACGGTGCGGTGTACCTCACGACCGACCAGGTCGAGGACCACTGGGACACCGTCGAGACGATCATCGAACGGATGGAGTAA
- a CDS encoding DUF357 domain-containing protein has translation MPADLEEKTDRYERLLADALDTAEPAGDDGTPLAEAAEECLEMARSYLEDGRHFREEDDRVNALASFSYGHGWLDAGARIGVLSVPQEGHLFTV, from the coding sequence ATGCCCGCCGACCTAGAGGAGAAGACCGACCGCTACGAGCGATTGCTCGCGGACGCGCTCGATACCGCCGAACCCGCAGGAGACGACGGAACGCCCCTCGCGGAGGCGGCCGAGGAGTGTCTCGAGATGGCACGGTCGTACCTCGAGGACGGCCGGCACTTCCGAGAGGAAGACGACCGCGTGAACGCGCTCGCATCCTTTTCGTACGGCCACGGCTGGCTCGACGCCGGGGCGCGGATCGGCGTTCTGTCGGTTCCGCAGGAGGGACATCTGTTTACGGTCTGA
- a CDS encoding FAD-dependent oxidoreductase, giving the protein MSDHPRVEIYTKNDCPYCEKAKELFDAKGIDYELYNVSEDEELFEEMVERAEGRKTAPEVFVDDELLGGWDETSALDETGELDERLGIESESEEHRRLIVAGSGIAGLTAAIYAARSNNEPLVIEGTEPGGQLTLTTDVANYPGFPEGISGPELINNMKEQATQFGADVINGVIEAVDDSARPYEVRMKDGDVYTTDALIAASGASARTLGIPGEDEMMGYGVSTCATCDGAFFRGEEMVVVGGGDAAMEEANFLTKFAEKVYLIHRREEFRAEDYWIDRIEEQVEEGNVEILRNTEVTEIHGTPEAGVETVSLVTHPEGHPTAKLDDPETEEYDLDAGAFFIAIGHTPNTEYLDGTGVEMAAEGYLKTRGGKGGGQTKTAVPGIFGAGDVVDYHYQQAVTAAGMGCKAAIDADEFLEDEQRSASAAAEPAVAESD; this is encoded by the coding sequence ATGAGCGACCATCCCCGGGTGGAGATCTACACCAAGAACGACTGTCCGTACTGCGAGAAGGCCAAAGAGCTCTTCGACGCGAAGGGGATCGACTACGAACTGTACAACGTCTCGGAGGACGAGGAACTGTTCGAGGAGATGGTCGAACGCGCCGAGGGTCGAAAGACGGCTCCCGAGGTGTTCGTCGACGACGAACTCCTTGGAGGGTGGGACGAGACCAGCGCGCTCGACGAGACGGGCGAACTCGACGAGAGACTCGGCATCGAAAGCGAGAGCGAGGAGCACCGCCGGCTGATCGTCGCCGGCAGCGGGATCGCCGGGCTCACGGCGGCGATCTACGCCGCCCGCTCGAACAACGAACCCCTCGTCATCGAGGGCACCGAACCCGGCGGCCAGCTCACCCTCACGACGGACGTCGCCAACTACCCCGGCTTCCCGGAGGGCATCTCGGGTCCGGAACTGATCAACAACATGAAAGAGCAGGCGACGCAGTTCGGTGCCGACGTGATCAACGGCGTGATCGAGGCGGTCGACGACTCGGCACGGCCCTACGAGGTGCGAATGAAGGACGGCGACGTCTACACGACCGACGCGCTGATCGCTGCCAGCGGCGCGAGCGCGCGCACCCTCGGGATCCCGGGCGAGGACGAGATGATGGGCTACGGCGTCTCGACGTGTGCGACCTGCGACGGCGCGTTCTTCCGCGGCGAGGAGATGGTCGTCGTCGGCGGTGGCGACGCCGCAATGGAGGAGGCCAACTTCCTCACGAAGTTCGCCGAGAAGGTCTATCTGATCCATCGGCGCGAGGAGTTCCGCGCCGAGGACTACTGGATCGACCGGATCGAGGAGCAGGTCGAGGAGGGCAACGTCGAGATCCTCCGAAACACCGAGGTCACGGAGATCCACGGCACGCCCGAGGCCGGCGTCGAGACGGTCTCGCTCGTGACCCACCCCGAGGGCCACCCGACGGCGAAACTCGACGACCCCGAAACGGAGGAGTACGATCTGGACGCGGGGGCGTTCTTCATCGCCATCGGCCACACGCCCAACACCGAGTATCTCGACGGTACGGGTGTGGAGATGGCCGCCGAGGGATACCTCAAGACCCGCGGCGGGAAGGGCGGCGGCCAGACGAAGACCGCCGTCCCGGGGATCTTCGGCGCGGGCGACGTGGTCGATTACCACTACCAGCAGGCGGTCACGGCGGCCGGGATGGGCTGTAAGGCCGCCATCGACGCCGACGAGTTCCTCGAAGACGAGCAGCGGAGCGCGAGTGCCGCCGCCGAACCCGCGGTCGCGGAATCCGACTAA
- a CDS encoding NRAMP family divalent metal transporter → MIETVREYGGRLGPTWLAGAIAAGPATMASLLTAGAGYGYALLWVVILSALLGALGQYLAARLGLFTERGIVSTVEVHLGEGWAWVLVLDVVLAAGLAQLVIMKTVADVSATLTGVDARVWGVLWALVLAVGLAGGGYRIAEIGAKALVSLVVVLFVATAIVVPIDPGAAASGLVPRIPAGLDGALVAAGVLGGAVHVTLLVMQSYTMRARGWTCEDGALARFDVGSSMVLAFGGYSLAIFLVAASVLHTPAVDAAAITAIGAGQALEPAVGTAATWLFLLGLLGAAVSTLGGNTVVPPYALADKLGWGQSVTDPRYRALVVCVALASSLGAFLEGSFFPLLVLVLAFGLVGTPFAIIVILLLLNDPGVVETPLSLPANLAGLVLLGVALVTAGTFVREQAAAITDPLSAFVVVFAAGIGLASALLLVRFARTARRPAPAEV, encoded by the coding sequence ATGATCGAGACGGTGCGCGAATACGGGGGTCGGCTCGGACCGACCTGGCTCGCGGGCGCGATCGCGGCGGGCCCGGCGACGATGGCGAGCCTGTTGACCGCGGGTGCGGGCTACGGGTATGCGCTACTGTGGGTCGTGATCCTCTCGGCCCTCTTGGGAGCGCTCGGCCAGTATCTGGCCGCTCGCCTCGGACTGTTCACCGAACGGGGGATCGTCTCGACGGTCGAGGTGCATCTCGGAGAGGGGTGGGCGTGGGTGCTCGTGCTCGACGTCGTGCTCGCGGCCGGTCTCGCCCAGTTGGTGATCATGAAGACGGTCGCGGACGTGAGTGCGACCCTCACCGGCGTCGACGCCCGCGTCTGGGGCGTCCTCTGGGCGCTCGTGCTCGCTGTCGGGCTGGCCGGCGGGGGCTACCGGATCGCCGAGATCGGCGCGAAAGCGCTGGTCTCGCTCGTGGTGGTGCTGTTCGTCGCGACGGCGATCGTGGTCCCGATCGACCCCGGGGCCGCCGCAAGCGGGCTGGTTCCGCGGATCCCCGCGGGCCTCGACGGCGCGCTCGTCGCCGCGGGCGTTCTGGGCGGCGCGGTCCACGTCACCCTGCTCGTGATGCAGAGCTACACCATGCGCGCCCGCGGCTGGACCTGCGAGGACGGCGCGCTCGCACGGTTCGACGTCGGCTCGTCGATGGTGCTCGCCTTCGGCGGGTACAGCCTCGCCATCTTCCTCGTCGCCGCGAGCGTCCTTCACACCCCCGCGGTCGACGCCGCCGCGATCACCGCGATCGGGGCGGGGCAGGCGCTCGAACCCGCCGTCGGCACGGCCGCGACGTGGCTGTTCTTGCTGGGGCTTCTGGGCGCTGCGGTCTCCACCCTCGGGGGCAACACCGTCGTCCCACCGTACGCGCTCGCCGACAAGCTGGGCTGGGGCCAGTCCGTCACGGACCCGCGATACCGCGCGCTGGTCGTCTGTGTCGCGCTGGCCTCCTCGCTCGGGGCCTTTTTGGAGGGATCCTTCTTCCCGCTTCTGGTGCTCGTCCTCGCGTTCGGGCTGGTCGGCACGCCCTTCGCGATCATCGTGATACTCCTCTTGCTCAACGACCCCGGCGTGGTCGAAACGCCCCTCTCGCTGCCCGCGAACCTCGCTGGTCTCGTCTTGCTGGGCGTTGCGCTCGTCACCGCCGGCACGTTCGTCCGTGAGCAGGCCGCCGCGATCACCGATCCGCTCTCGGCGTTCGTCGTCGTCTTCGCCGCCGGGATCGGCCTCGCGAGCGCACTCCTGCTCGTCCGATTCGCCCGCACCGCACGGCGACCCGCGCCCGCCGAGGTATGA
- a CDS encoding mechanosensitive ion channel family protein → MWADLAAAGSVSSLRPDPVVDIQQAYFSDIGVQLLATAALVALVVLSLDFGRRVETFVGRRYDRHVGEASRIVWLLFVVATGIYALSVVWHVTYFIRLVLETLAIDRWTAIKQLVTVSLVLVAYLLIRFLNRSIDELQRTSSLTKHQSEVAYHVADIGIALGAMTLVLTLWGVDLTNIFIGAGAITAIVGLAARETLAAVLAGFILLFSRPFRVGDWIEVKDHSGIVKDVTIFNTKIQTFSDEHVLVPNDIITESDLTNLSRNDQLRVEIEVGIDYGTEIEHARAVIVDAVSDLDSIKSSPDPQVVAKRFADSSILLELRVWIGDPTMRRKWNAQTEAMEAIKEAFDREGITIPYPQRVQSARGDGFDVDVPSTDETPPPTVGSE, encoded by the coding sequence ATGTGGGCCGACCTCGCCGCCGCAGGGAGCGTGTCGTCGCTTCGACCCGATCCGGTCGTCGACATCCAGCAGGCGTACTTTTCGGATATCGGAGTGCAGCTGCTCGCGACGGCGGCCCTCGTCGCGCTGGTCGTCCTCTCGCTCGACTTCGGTCGGAGAGTGGAGACGTTCGTCGGCCGTCGCTACGACCGCCACGTCGGGGAAGCCAGCCGGATCGTCTGGCTGCTGTTCGTCGTCGCCACCGGGATCTACGCGCTCAGCGTCGTCTGGCACGTCACCTACTTCATCCGGCTCGTCCTCGAGACGCTGGCGATCGACCGCTGGACCGCGATCAAGCAACTCGTGACGGTCTCGCTCGTGCTCGTGGCGTATCTGCTGATCCGCTTTCTCAACCGGTCGATCGACGAACTCCAGCGGACGTCCTCGCTGACCAAACACCAGAGCGAGGTCGCCTACCACGTCGCGGACATCGGGATCGCCCTCGGGGCGATGACGCTGGTTCTCACGCTCTGGGGGGTCGACCTGACCAACATCTTCATCGGGGCCGGCGCGATCACCGCGATCGTCGGACTGGCGGCCCGCGAGACGCTCGCGGCGGTGCTCGCGGGGTTCATCCTGCTGTTCTCGCGGCCGTTTCGCGTCGGCGACTGGATCGAGGTCAAGGACCACTCGGGGATCGTCAAGGACGTGACGATCTTCAACACGAAGATCCAGACCTTCAGCGACGAACACGTCCTGGTGCCCAACGACATCATCACCGAGAGCGACCTCACGAACCTCTCGCGAAACGATCAGCTCCGCGTCGAGATCGAGGTCGGGATCGACTACGGGACGGAGATCGAACACGCACGGGCCGTGATCGTCGACGCGGTGAGCGACCTGGACTCGATCAAGTCCTCCCCCGATCCGCAGGTGGTCGCCAAACGGTTCGCCGACTCCTCGATACTGCTCGAACTCCGGGTCTGGATCGGCGATCCGACGATGCGCCGCAAGTGGAACGCCCAGACCGAGGCGATGGAGGCGATCAAGGAGGCGTTCGACCGCGAGGGGATCACGATCCCGTATCCACAGCGGGTCCAGTCGGCTCGGGGCGACGGGTTCGACGTCGATGTGCCGTCTACCGACGAGACGCCGCCCCCGACGGTCGGAAGCGAGTGA
- a CDS encoding helix-turn-helix domain-containing protein, whose translation MAIRVGVSLSAEAFALSETFRSHPTLDCTVEPVVGHPEGWSVGLVWFDTGDETIDATLKADPSVERADPITDDDGKRLYRLWWAESAREALSVLAGESGTILRAHASDGRWRFRVLFPERETASRAHERAEDAGIELDITHVASVEANRTRRYGLTEDQRTTLLAAIERGYYDIPRTVTMGEFASELDISHQALSERLRRAHRTLVESTLLSDDLD comes from the coding sequence ATGGCGATCCGTGTGGGGGTTTCGTTGTCGGCGGAGGCGTTCGCGCTGTCCGAGACGTTTCGATCGCATCCCACCCTCGACTGTACGGTCGAACCCGTCGTTGGCCATCCCGAGGGATGGTCGGTGGGCCTCGTCTGGTTCGATACCGGGGACGAGACGATCGACGCGACGCTGAAAGCGGACCCGTCGGTCGAGCGGGCCGACCCGATCACCGACGACGACGGGAAACGCCTCTACCGGCTGTGGTGGGCCGAGTCGGCGCGTGAAGCCCTCTCGGTGCTCGCCGGCGAGTCGGGAACGATCCTCCGTGCGCACGCGAGCGACGGCAGGTGGCGCTTTCGGGTGTTGTTCCCCGAGCGCGAGACCGCCTCGCGAGCGCACGAACGCGCGGAGGACGCCGGGATCGAACTGGATATCACGCACGTCGCCTCGGTAGAGGCGAACCGTACACGGCGCTACGGTCTCACTGAGGACCAGCGGACGACCCTGCTGGCCGCGATCGAGCGCGGCTACTACGACATCCCGCGGACGGTGACGATGGGCGAGTTCGCGTCCGAACTCGACATCTCCCATCAGGCGCTCTCCGAACGCCTCCGCAGGGCACACCGGACGCTCGTCGAGAGCACCCTCCTCTCCGACGACCTCGACTGA
- the dinB gene encoding DNA polymerase IV — translation MGARLPGIESETGERIVAHADMDCFYASCERLREPALRGEPLVVGMGYEPGETAGAVATASYEARAFGVESAQAISEALERLPRKRDAATDPDLDVRKAGFYRPVDMGFYESVSEDVREILHAHAETVREVSIDEAYLDVTEKTMWDEAGDFARGIKERIREEVGVVASIGIAPNMSTAKIASDAEKPDGLVVVRPEEVRDFLAPVPIEDLHGVGPVTARTLRERGIGTADDLATADRRALIAEFGERGAALYDRARGEDDREVTPTGRPKSLSRESAFVEPTTDREEIEERLLTLAAAVAERATRRDALYRTIGIKVVTPPFDVHTRARSLPGPVDDPALVERVVRDLLEEFTGERIRKVGARVSNLEFDSAAQTSLDGWAGGDDAEVDSDGSEARVKSTGGSADRSGQASLSEFE, via the coding sequence ATGGGAGCGCGGCTGCCGGGCATCGAATCCGAGACGGGAGAGCGAATCGTCGCTCACGCCGACATGGATTGTTTCTACGCGTCCTGTGAGCGCCTTCGAGAGCCCGCACTCCGCGGCGAGCCGCTCGTGGTCGGGATGGGCTATGAACCCGGCGAAACGGCCGGAGCGGTCGCGACCGCGAGCTACGAGGCCCGCGCGTTCGGCGTCGAGAGCGCACAGGCGATCTCCGAGGCGCTCGAACGCCTCCCCCGGAAGCGGGATGCCGCGACCGATCCCGACCTCGACGTCCGGAAGGCGGGGTTCTACCGGCCCGTCGACATGGGGTTCTACGAGTCCGTAAGCGAAGACGTACGGGAGATCCTGCACGCGCACGCCGAGACCGTCCGCGAGGTGAGCATCGACGAGGCGTATCTCGACGTCACCGAAAAAACGATGTGGGACGAGGCCGGGGACTTCGCCCGCGGGATCAAGGAGCGCATCCGCGAGGAGGTCGGCGTCGTCGCGAGCATCGGGATCGCCCCGAACATGAGCACCGCGAAGATCGCGAGCGACGCCGAGAAGCCCGACGGTCTGGTCGTGGTCCGCCCCGAGGAGGTCCGCGACTTCCTCGCGCCCGTCCCGATCGAGGACCTCCACGGGGTGGGTCCCGTCACCGCCCGTACCCTCCGCGAACGCGGGATCGGGACGGCGGACGACCTCGCCACCGCGGACCGTCGAGCGCTGATAGCGGAGTTCGGCGAGCGCGGGGCGGCCCTCTACGATCGCGCCCGCGGCGAGGACGACCGCGAGGTCACGCCCACGGGCCGTCCCAAGAGCCTCTCGCGGGAATCGGCGTTCGTCGAACCGACGACGGACAGAGAGGAGATCGAAGAGCGTCTACTGACGCTCGCGGCGGCGGTCGCGGAGCGCGCCACCCGACGGGACGCGCTCTACCGAACCATCGGGATCAAGGTCGTCACCCCGCCGTTCGACGTCCACACGCGCGCCCGCTCGCTTCCCGGCCCGGTCGACGATCCCGCGCTGGTCGAGCGGGTCGTCCGGGATCTCTTAGAGGAGTTCACGGGCGAGCGAATCCGAAAGGTCGGCGCACGCGTCTCGAACCTCGAGTTCGACTCGGCAGCCCAAACCAGCCTCGACGGCTGGGCCGGCGGGGACGACGCAGAGGTGGATTCCGACGGTAGCGAGGCTCGAGTGAAGTCGACCGGCGGGTCCGCCGACCGATCGGGCCAGGCCTCGCTCTCGGAGTTCGAGTGA
- a CDS encoding Rdx family protein yields MTTVEIEYCVPCGFLERAEAVQHALLSQFGEGIDELALVTGDHGIFEVRVDGEVVFEKSEDEFDVDRITRDVRAYVS; encoded by the coding sequence ATGACGACAGTCGAGATCGAGTACTGCGTCCCCTGTGGCTTCCTCGAGCGCGCCGAGGCCGTTCAGCACGCCCTGCTCTCGCAGTTCGGCGAGGGGATCGACGAACTCGCCCTCGTTACCGGCGACCACGGCATCTTCGAGGTCCGCGTCGACGGCGAGGTCGTCTTCGAGAAGAGCGAGGACGAATTCGACGTCGATCGGATCACGCGGGACGTTCGTGCCTACGTCTCGTAA
- the tpiA gene encoding triose-phosphate isomerase has translation MFVLINCKAYPCDPVEIGEIAYEVGEASGARIAVAPQTARLESVAETGVETWAQHVDGNEPGSHTGSALAGSLAEAGATGTLLNHSEKRLRLADIDAGLDAAERAGLETVVCANNPEQVKAVAALGPDAVAVEPPELIGTGTPVSQADPDVVTDAVAAAEAVDESVEVLCGAGISTGEDLIAAEELGAEGVLLASGVAKADDPRAALEALVEPL, from the coding sequence GTGTTCGTTCTGATAAACTGCAAGGCCTATCCGTGCGATCCGGTCGAGATCGGGGAGATCGCCTACGAGGTGGGCGAGGCGTCGGGCGCGCGGATCGCCGTCGCGCCCCAGACCGCCCGGCTGGAATCCGTCGCCGAGACGGGCGTCGAGACGTGGGCCCAGCACGTCGACGGCAACGAGCCCGGGAGTCACACCGGCAGCGCGCTCGCCGGGTCGCTCGCGGAGGCGGGCGCGACCGGTACGCTGTTGAACCACTCCGAGAAGCGCCTGAGACTCGCGGACATCGACGCCGGCCTCGATGCGGCGGAGCGCGCCGGCCTCGAGACGGTCGTCTGTGCGAACAACCCCGAACAGGTGAAGGCGGTCGCCGCGCTCGGCCCCGACGCCGTCGCGGTCGAACCGCCCGAACTCATCGGTACGGGTACCCCCGTCAGCCAGGCCGATCCCGACGTCGTCACCGACGCGGTCGCCGCCGCGGAGGCCGTCGACGAGAGCGTCGAGGTGCTCTGTGGGGCCGGAATCAGCACGGGCGAGGACCTGATCGCCGCCGAGGAACTCGGCGCGGAGGGCGTCCTGCTGGCGAGCGGCGTCGCGAAGGCCGACGACCCGCGTGCGGCGCTCGAAGCCCTCGTAGAACCGCTGTAG
- a CDS encoding multiprotein bridging factor aMBF1 produces the protein MVQCEMCGTETSTPKTVKIEGAELDVCDSCAEFGTEVRTQESSETSTKYSTSSSSGTSDSSAGDSSGGSSGGSRRRRDMFDEMEEVAADYDQRIRQARESAGLSQEDLAGELNEKASLIRKLERGDMLPSDSVQKKLERKLEISLSEGGETEDTEWEGSSSTGSYTLGDVVTRKDS, from the coding sequence ATGGTTCAGTGTGAGATGTGTGGCACCGAGACGTCCACACCGAAGACGGTCAAGATCGAGGGCGCTGAACTCGATGTCTGTGACTCCTGTGCGGAGTTCGGGACGGAGGTCCGAACCCAGGAGTCCTCCGAAACCTCCACGAAGTACTCGACGTCCTCCTCGTCGGGTACGTCCGATTCGAGCGCCGGTGATTCCTCGGGCGGGTCGAGCGGCGGGAGCCGGCGTCGACGCGACATGTTCGACGAGATGGAGGAGGTCGCCGCGGATTACGACCAGCGGATCCGACAGGCCCGCGAATCGGCCGGACTGAGCCAGGAGGACCTCGCGGGCGAACTCAACGAGAAGGCGAGCCTGATCCGCAAACTCGAACGCGGCGACATGCTCCCGAGCGACTCGGTCCAGAAGAAACTCGAACGCAAACTCGAGATCTCGCTGTCTGAGGGCGGCGAAACGGAGGATACCGAGTGGGAAGGTAGCTCCTCGACCGGCAGCTACACGCTGGGCGACGTCGTCACCCGCAAGGACTCCTGA